A genomic region of Magnolia sinica isolate HGM2019 chromosome 6, MsV1, whole genome shotgun sequence contains the following coding sequences:
- the LOC131248944 gene encoding uncharacterized protein LOC131248944: protein MLGLSYGELFLLLGATAALIGPKDLPIIARTTGRLAGRAIGYVQMARGQFDSVLQQSQASQVHKELQDTIAQLEAIRYEVRSLSIMNPGPLTRRLMDGTDHALSTNGKNITVKLDEEQRAIDTISKDQNAASVSSASLPSQAVAYARLAESSTLKAASLNSGEDVEKLNGLFPVLPVSAESTGLLPNCHNDAKGSDIMLEAIVEAEVAHNAKHFFAQPENQIPSE from the exons ATGCTGGGACTTTCGTACGGCGAGCTCTTCCTCTTACTTGGAGCAACCGCAGCTCTCAtcg gaccTAAGGACCTACCAATCATAGCTAGAACGACAGGGAGGTTAGCTGGGAGAGCGATTGGGTATGTTCAGATGGCACGGGGGCAGTTCGATAGTGTTCTACAGCAGTCCCAAGCTAGCCAG GTCCATAAAGAACTTCAAGACACTATTGCACAATTAGAAGCAATTCGCTATGAAGTCCGAAGCCTATCAATCATGAATCCTGGGCCATTGACAAGGAGGCTAATGGATGGCACAGATCATGCATTGTCTACAAATG GAAAAAATATCACTGTGAAACTTGATGAAGAGCAGCGGGCAATAGACACCATCTCTAAG GATCAAAATGCAGCTAGTGTAAGTTCAGCTAGTCTGCCTAGCCAAGCAGTGGCATATGCAAGATTGGCTGAATCCTCAACTCTAAAGGCTGCCTCCTTAAACAGTGGTGAAGATGTGGAGAAGCTCAATGGTCTTTTCCCAGTTCTTCCTGTGTCTGCTGAAAGCACTGGTTTACTACCAAATTGCCACA ATGATGCAAAAGGATCGGATATCATGCTAGAAGCAATAGTGGAAGCAGAAGTGGCACACAACGCCAAACACTTTTTTGCACAACCCGAAAATCAAATACCAAGTGAATGA